A window of the Cynocephalus volans isolate mCynVol1 chromosome 10, mCynVol1.pri, whole genome shotgun sequence genome harbors these coding sequences:
- the KRTDAP gene encoding keratinocyte differentiation-associated protein isoform X1 — protein sequence MKIPVLPAVALLSLLALHSAQGAALGSTEEATTIGNYAAGPEGFNTQFLNIDKLRSAFKNDEFLNWHALFESIKRKLPFLNWDAFPKLKGLRSATPDAQ from the exons ATGAAGATCCCAGTTCTTCCTGCTGtggctcttctctctcttctggcGCTCCACTCTGCCCAGGGGGCTGCCCTGGGTAGTACTGAG GAAGCAACCACCATTGGTAATTATGCGGCAGGACCTGAG GGCTTTAACACGCAGTTCCTGAACATTGACAAGTTGCGATCT GCTTTCAAGAATGATGAATTCCTGAACTGGCACGCCCTCTTTGAG tcTATCAAAAGGAAACTTCCTTTCCTCAACTGGGATGCCTTTCCTAAG CTGAAAGGACTAAGGAGTGCAACTCCTGATGCCCAGTAA
- the KRTDAP gene encoding keratinocyte differentiation-associated protein isoform X2 has product MKIPVLPAVALLSLLALHSAQGAALGSTEEATTIGNYAAGPEAFKNDEFLNWHALFESIKRKLPFLNWDAFPKLKGLRSATPDAQ; this is encoded by the exons ATGAAGATCCCAGTTCTTCCTGCTGtggctcttctctctcttctggcGCTCCACTCTGCCCAGGGGGCTGCCCTGGGTAGTACTGAG GAAGCAACCACCATTGGTAATTATGCGGCAGGACCTGAG GCTTTCAAGAATGATGAATTCCTGAACTGGCACGCCCTCTTTGAG tcTATCAAAAGGAAACTTCCTTTCCTCAACTGGGATGCCTTTCCTAAG CTGAAAGGACTAAGGAGTGCAACTCCTGATGCCCAGTAA